One Flagellimonas sp. CMM7 genomic region harbors:
- a CDS encoding type IX secretion system membrane protein PorP/SprF, with amino-acid sequence MRRYLTLLIITLVFGLTTKAQEGIPVYFDYLADNYYLVYPSMAGISEGAKIRLTARKQWFNVDEAPSLQTLNANFRVGERSGVGGILFNDSNGYHSQTGFKATYAHHLQLAGDFRTLNQISFGLSAGVILSSLDETEFRSIIPDPVVSGTKNTTSYFNVDLGVSYNIFEFYAHAAVLNILGSGRDLYTAAEFDNLRRYLLSAGYVFGKKTRIEPSVLFQMTDFTKEKTIDLNAKVYKDVAFGTIWAGLSYRRSFDGAQFQTNGGFGEQRLQLFTPIIGVNVNQFLFSYNYSYQSGDIRFDNGGFHQITLGYDFGQSDQGKRYDCYCPAANN; translated from the coding sequence ATGAGACGCTATTTAACCCTACTAATCATTACCCTAGTTTTTGGGCTAACTACTAAGGCTCAAGAAGGAATACCTGTATATTTTGATTACTTAGCAGATAACTACTATTTGGTGTATCCATCTATGGCAGGTATTAGCGAAGGAGCAAAAATAAGGCTTACAGCAAGGAAACAATGGTTCAATGTTGACGAAGCACCTAGTTTACAGACTTTGAATGCTAATTTTAGGGTGGGTGAACGAAGCGGTGTTGGCGGGATCTTATTTAATGATTCTAACGGATACCACTCCCAAACAGGTTTTAAAGCAACCTACGCTCATCATTTGCAGCTGGCGGGAGACTTTAGAACACTAAACCAAATATCCTTTGGTCTTAGTGCCGGGGTTATTTTAAGCAGTTTAGATGAAACAGAGTTTAGATCTATAATACCGGATCCTGTGGTTTCAGGAACAAAAAACACTACAAGCTACTTTAATGTAGATTTAGGAGTATCGTATAATATTTTTGAATTTTATGCACACGCCGCTGTTTTGAATATCTTGGGAAGTGGTCGTGATTTGTACACTGCAGCAGAATTTGATAATTTGAGAAGATATTTGCTTTCAGCAGGATATGTTTTTGGAAAGAAAACTAGAATTGAGCCTTCTGTTTTATTTCAGATGACCGATTTTACCAAGGAAAAAACCATTGACCTTAACGCAAAAGTTTATAAGGATGTTGCTTTTGGTACTATATGGGCTGGCTTGTCTTACCGTAGAAGTTTTGATGGGGCACAGTTCCAGACCAATGGTGGTTTTGGTGAACAGCGTTTGCAATTGTTTACGCCAATAATTGGAGTTAACGTAAACCAGTTCTTGTTCTCCTATAATTATTCTTACCAATCTGGTGATATTCGTTTTGATAATGGAGGCTTTCATCAAATTACCTTAGGATATGATTTTGGTCAGAGTGATCAAGGCAAACGTTACGATTGCTACTGTCCTGCCGCCAATAACTAA
- a CDS encoding NifU family protein, with the protein MKEFNITVVDTNNPKILKFEANQFLAKGNYELKNIDEAKDSPLAQQLFYLPFVKTVYISGNFIALERFDIVEWDDVKDEVAQQLVEYLNAGEPVVNEAETQKKQPITVYAEVTPNPAVMKFVSNKKIVPTTYEFKNIDDAKDSQLAKELFHFPFVKEVFFDENYVSVSKYEVADWEEITMQLREFIRDFLADGKEVVSSEAIQKSKETAEQSLSPTQYDDTSQQIIDILEEYVKPAVASDGGNILFQSYQEDSKTVNVILQGACSGCPSSTFTLKNGIETMLKNMMGDKVNEVVALNG; encoded by the coding sequence ATGAAAGAATTTAATATCACAGTTGTTGATACCAACAACCCCAAAATACTAAAATTTGAGGCCAACCAGTTCTTGGCAAAGGGCAATTATGAGCTTAAAAACATAGATGAAGCAAAGGATTCCCCATTAGCTCAGCAGTTATTTTATCTCCCCTTCGTTAAAACTGTATATATCTCCGGAAACTTTATAGCTCTTGAACGATTTGATATTGTTGAATGGGATGATGTAAAAGATGAAGTTGCTCAGCAATTGGTTGAATATTTAAATGCTGGAGAACCTGTGGTAAATGAAGCAGAAACTCAGAAAAAACAGCCCATTACCGTTTACGCAGAAGTTACTCCCAACCCTGCGGTGATGAAGTTTGTTTCCAACAAAAAAATAGTTCCCACCACATACGAATTCAAAAATATTGATGACGCAAAGGATTCCCAGTTGGCTAAAGAGCTTTTCCACTTTCCATTTGTAAAAGAGGTGTTCTTTGATGAAAACTACGTATCCGTTTCAAAATATGAGGTTGCTGATTGGGAGGAAATTACCATGCAGTTACGAGAATTTATTAGAGACTTTTTAGCAGATGGAAAGGAAGTAGTTTCCAGTGAAGCAATTCAGAAATCCAAAGAAACTGCAGAGCAAAGCCTATCACCAACGCAATACGATGATACTTCTCAACAGATTATAGATATTTTGGAAGAATACGTAAAACCGGCAGTTGCCAGCGATGGTGGTAATATTCTTTTTCAATCCTACCAAGAAGACAGCAAAACAGTGAACGTAATTTTGCAAGGGGCTTGCAGTGGCTGCCCGTCCTCTACTTTTACCCTAAAAAATGGTATTGAAACCATGTTAAAAAATATGATGGGAGATAAAGTAAATGAGGTGGTTGCACTCAATGGCTAA
- a CDS encoding dodecin family protein, producing the protein MAVLKVIEVLANSDESWEQATKNAVAHASKSVKNIRSVYLNEQSASVKDGKIDEYRVNVKITFEVK; encoded by the coding sequence ATGGCAGTTTTAAAAGTTATTGAAGTATTGGCAAACTCTGATGAAAGTTGGGAACAAGCAACGAAAAATGCAGTAGCCCACGCTTCCAAATCAGTTAAGAATATCCGTTCGGTTTACCTCAACGAGCAAAGTGCTTCCGTTAAGGATGGTAAAATAGACGAATACAGGGTCAACGTTAAAATCACTTTTGAGGTTAAATAA
- a CDS encoding thioredoxin domain-containing protein, protein MLKRITILSVLLSLTQGCTQKSNKVTHKHTNALIHETSPYLLQHAHNPVNWEAWKPEVLERAKKEGKPLLISIGYAACHWCHVMEKECFEDEEVAQMMNENFINIKIDREERPDVDQIYMDAIQMISGNGGWPLNIVALPDGRPFWGATYVPKDNWIKSLKQLTDLYKNDKSKIVQYASDLSNGINAINLVENKGDSDAFTMEQLDTSVEKWSAYFDSYLGGYKRAPKFMMPNNWDFLLHYATANSKPEIMEHVNATLTRMAYGGIYDHVGGGFSRYAVDTKWHVPHFEKMLYDNGQLASLYAKAYAVTKNELYKTVVEQTISFVEEELLDENGGFYSSLDADSLDEHGELEEGAYYVWTKDELSQLLEDDFDIFKDYYNINSYGLWEKGNYVLIRDKTDEEIAKKHDVSIAVLKEKLNNSLKILKEKRTERSKPRLDDKILASLNGLMLKGLVDSYRYLGNSDYLELALKNAEFLEKEMIQKDYSLSRNHNKGKNNINGFLEDYASVIDAFLALYEVTFDEKWLNHSKKLLDYTKIHFFDKESGMFFFTSDKDEALIRRSIETYDKEISSSNSIMAKNLLKFHKLYTEEDYGVLAKQMVKNVQENFEESAQGFSNWMHLVLYENQNFHEIAVVGENYKAIGKELSSEYLPNSILVGSEKEGGIDLLKSRYNEGETLVYVCIEGACKLPVTSTKAVLNQLKK, encoded by the coding sequence ATGCTTAAAAGAATTACCATTTTATCGGTTTTATTGTCTTTAACCCAAGGTTGCACCCAAAAATCTAATAAAGTGACCCATAAACATACTAATGCCCTAATCCATGAGACCAGTCCATACCTATTACAGCATGCACACAACCCTGTAAACTGGGAAGCTTGGAAACCTGAAGTTTTAGAACGTGCAAAAAAAGAAGGTAAGCCCTTACTTATAAGTATTGGTTATGCCGCATGCCATTGGTGCCATGTAATGGAGAAAGAATGTTTTGAAGATGAGGAAGTAGCACAAATGATGAATGAGAATTTCATCAATATAAAAATTGATAGAGAGGAAAGACCTGATGTGGACCAAATCTATATGGACGCCATTCAGATGATATCTGGAAATGGTGGATGGCCTCTTAATATAGTAGCCCTGCCAGATGGAAGGCCATTCTGGGGTGCCACCTATGTTCCAAAAGACAATTGGATCAAATCCTTGAAACAACTTACAGATTTATATAAAAACGATAAATCTAAAATTGTACAATACGCCAGTGATTTATCAAACGGAATCAACGCCATAAACCTTGTAGAAAATAAGGGAGATTCCGATGCCTTTACTATGGAACAACTTGACACTTCCGTGGAAAAATGGTCAGCATATTTTGACAGTTATTTAGGTGGATACAAGCGTGCTCCCAAATTTATGATGCCAAACAATTGGGATTTTCTTTTGCATTATGCAACTGCAAATTCCAAACCGGAAATCATGGAACATGTCAATGCAACTTTGACCCGTATGGCCTACGGCGGCATTTATGATCATGTTGGTGGCGGGTTCTCTAGATATGCCGTGGATACCAAATGGCATGTGCCGCATTTTGAGAAAATGTTATATGACAACGGCCAACTAGCGAGTTTATATGCCAAGGCCTATGCCGTAACAAAAAATGAACTGTACAAGACCGTTGTAGAACAGACCATAAGTTTTGTTGAAGAGGAACTACTTGATGAAAATGGAGGTTTTTATTCTTCTTTGGATGCCGATAGTCTAGATGAGCATGGTGAATTGGAAGAAGGAGCCTACTATGTTTGGACCAAGGATGAATTGTCCCAACTCTTAGAGGATGATTTTGACATCTTCAAAGATTACTATAATATTAACTCTTACGGCCTTTGGGAAAAAGGAAACTATGTTTTAATCAGGGATAAAACAGATGAAGAGATTGCAAAAAAACACGATGTTTCCATAGCTGTTTTAAAAGAAAAACTGAACAATTCTCTCAAAATATTAAAAGAGAAAAGAACTGAACGTTCCAAACCTAGGTTGGACGATAAAATTCTTGCTTCGTTGAATGGGTTAATGCTCAAAGGACTTGTAGATTCCTATCGTTATTTGGGCAATTCAGATTATCTTGAATTGGCGCTTAAAAATGCTGAGTTCCTTGAAAAGGAAATGATCCAAAAGGATTATTCCCTTAGTAGAAATCATAACAAAGGTAAAAACAACATAAATGGCTTTTTAGAGGACTACGCAAGTGTAATTGATGCCTTCTTAGCACTTTATGAAGTTACTTTTGACGAAAAATGGTTAAATCATTCCAAGAAACTTTTGGATTATACCAAAATTCACTTTTTTGATAAGGAATCAGGAATGTTCTTTTTTACATCTGACAAGGATGAAGCGCTCATTAGAAGGAGCATCGAAACCTATGACAAGGAAATTTCATCCTCTAATTCCATCATGGCCAAAAACCTGTTGAAATTCCACAAGCTGTACACGGAGGAAGATTATGGAGTGCTTGCCAAACAAATGGTAAAAAATGTGCAGGAGAATTTTGAAGAAAGTGCACAAGGTTTTAGTAACTGGATGCATTTGGTACTTTACGAAAATCAAAACTTTCATGAGATAGCTGTAGTGGGAGAAAATTATAAAGCTATAGGAAAGGAATTGAGTAGCGAATACCTACCCAATAGTATTCTGGTGGGTTCAGAAAAAGAAGGTGGTATTGACCTATTAAAAAGTAGATATAATGAAGGAGAGACTTTGGTCTATGTTTGTATAGAAGGAGCTTGTAAACTCCCAGTAACCTCTACCAAAGCAGTGTTGAATCAATTAAAAAAATAA
- a CDS encoding mechanosensitive ion channel family protein → MEELRNFEQHIERAIEWFWDFMPNLILAIVILLGGLWIIRFINRLVRKFFERKDYDLTLESFLQSFISIALKVLLFTVVVTQLGVKSSSLVAMVGAAGLAIGLALQGSLANFAGGVLILLFKPFKVGDFISAQGIDGSVKQITIFSTKLNTFGNQVAIIPNGQLSNGSIINYNMEDTRRDKFDVGIGYGSNIKQAKEILLQICVEHIDILKEPVPEVYVGELGDSSVNLTLRFWAKNDVFWSAHFHVIEETKLRFDQAGIEIPFPQRVVHDVD, encoded by the coding sequence ATGGAAGAGCTTCGGAATTTTGAACAACATATAGAAAGGGCCATTGAATGGTTTTGGGATTTTATGCCCAATCTCATCTTGGCAATTGTTATTCTTTTAGGCGGGTTATGGATCATACGTTTCATTAATCGTTTGGTTCGCAAATTTTTTGAACGTAAAGATTACGACCTTACTCTAGAGAGCTTTTTACAAAGCTTTATAAGTATTGCCCTTAAAGTTCTTCTTTTTACGGTAGTTGTGACCCAACTAGGAGTAAAATCATCTTCTCTTGTTGCCATGGTCGGAGCAGCAGGTTTGGCAATTGGTTTGGCGCTGCAGGGTTCTTTGGCCAATTTTGCGGGAGGCGTATTGATACTTCTTTTTAAACCTTTTAAAGTGGGGGATTTTATTTCTGCTCAAGGAATAGACGGCAGCGTAAAGCAAATCACCATTTTTAGCACTAAACTGAACACTTTTGGCAATCAAGTCGCGATTATACCAAATGGACAACTTTCCAATGGAAGTATTATAAACTACAACATGGAAGATACCCGCCGAGATAAGTTCGATGTAGGAATAGGTTATGGCTCCAATATAAAGCAGGCCAAAGAAATTTTATTACAAATTTGCGTAGAACACATAGACATATTAAAAGAACCTGTACCTGAGGTATATGTTGGTGAACTGGGAGATAGCTCGGTAAACCTTACTCTTAGGTTTTGGGCAAAAAATGACGTTTTTTGGTCTGCGCACTTTCATGTAATTGAAGAAACTAAACTTCGTTTTGACCAGGCCGGAATTGAGATTCCTTTCCCACAGAGAGTGGTACATGATGTAGATTAA
- the tsaB gene encoding tRNA (adenosine(37)-N6)-threonylcarbamoyltransferase complex dimerization subunit type 1 TsaB: MARILNLETATTNCSVSISEGNNIICLKENNAENYSHSEQLHLFIKEALEEVSLSFSDLDAIAVSKGPGSYTGLRIGVSAAKGLCFSLDLPLISIPTLESMANQIKVSEGEVIIPVLDARRMEVYSSVYNSVYQEVRDTRAEVIDEDSFKEFGSHSKIYIVGSGAEKCREIVKHSNFTFNTSVVPSAREMGKIASRKFQEGSFEDVAYFEPYYLKDFVLQVKKKS, encoded by the coding sequence ATGGCCAGAATACTCAATTTAGAAACAGCAACGACCAATTGTTCGGTCAGTATTTCAGAGGGAAACAACATTATTTGTTTAAAAGAAAATAATGCTGAAAACTACTCACATTCAGAACAATTACACCTTTTTATAAAAGAAGCCTTGGAAGAGGTTTCTTTGTCTTTTTCAGATTTAGATGCTATTGCAGTCAGTAAAGGTCCGGGTTCTTACACAGGACTTCGTATAGGAGTTTCTGCGGCCAAAGGACTATGTTTTTCTTTGGATTTACCTTTGATTTCGATTCCTACTCTAGAGAGTATGGCCAATCAGATCAAAGTATCAGAAGGAGAAGTAATTATTCCTGTACTGGATGCAAGACGGATGGAAGTGTATTCCTCAGTGTACAATTCGGTTTATCAAGAAGTTCGTGATACTAGAGCAGAGGTTATTGATGAGGATTCATTTAAAGAGTTTGGTTCCCATTCTAAGATTTACATTGTTGGCAGCGGGGCGGAAAAGTGTAGAGAAATCGTGAAACACTCCAACTTTACCTTTAATACTTCCGTGGTACCATCAGCAAGGGAAATGGGAAAGATTGCCTCCCGAAAATTTCAAGAAGGCTCTTTTGAAGATGTAGCATATTTTGAGCCCTATTATCTTAAAGACTTTGTTCTTCAGGTAAAGAAGAAGTCTTAA
- a CDS encoding TolC family protein, with the protein MKFKITLFMIICAMFITNAQMKKWTLQECVTFAIDNNLSVEQFQLDLETVKIEERDALGNLIPNLNGDARLTENLGLSFNPTSQEPVNTQLNFTGNLTSSLTLFDGLRNFKNLTRAKMNAIASQYRLDDLKDDIRLNVANAYLQVLSNKEALKVSEAQYAVTEQDLKRTKELVESGVSPRGDLLEIEATAASQEQQIVNGEGLVLISRINLAQLLQITDYENFDIADESFEIPPSDILNNSAKVIFDKALSFRNDIKFSKSNVELAEKDIEIAKGAYYPTLNAFINYNTRYSDQNLVSAQDLTVIPFTEQLYRFDGLSYGFQLNVPFFNGWNARNGVKRAKIDLERAKLQLEQDKLDLETNIQQAYVDVTTFSKAHEAAVKTLEARRLAYDYAKERFNVGLMNAFDFSQAQSRVDDAEATVIRTKYDYIFRLKILEFYFGIPISLN; encoded by the coding sequence ATGAAATTTAAAATCACATTATTCATGATAATTTGTGCTATGTTCATCACCAATGCACAAATGAAAAAATGGACACTGCAGGAGTGTGTCACTTTTGCTATTGACAACAATTTAAGTGTTGAACAGTTTCAGCTTGATCTAGAAACAGTTAAAATTGAGGAAAGGGACGCTTTAGGTAACTTAATACCTAACCTTAATGGAGATGCTCGCCTTACCGAGAATTTAGGTCTGTCTTTTAACCCAACTTCTCAAGAACCAGTAAACACCCAACTTAATTTTACTGGTAACCTGACTTCTTCATTAACTTTATTTGATGGCCTTAGAAATTTCAAAAATTTAACTCGGGCTAAAATGAATGCAATTGCAAGTCAATACCGTTTAGATGATTTAAAAGATGATATTCGTCTTAATGTGGCAAACGCTTACTTACAGGTTTTATCAAACAAGGAGGCCCTCAAAGTTTCTGAAGCTCAGTATGCCGTTACCGAGCAGGATTTAAAAAGAACCAAAGAATTGGTGGAATCTGGAGTTTCCCCAAGAGGCGATCTTTTAGAAATTGAGGCCACAGCAGCTTCTCAAGAACAGCAAATTGTTAACGGAGAAGGCTTGGTGCTGATTTCAAGAATCAACCTTGCCCAATTGTTGCAAATAACGGATTATGAAAATTTTGATATTGCCGATGAGTCTTTTGAAATTCCTCCTTCGGATATTTTGAACAATTCAGCTAAAGTAATTTTTGACAAGGCATTGAGCTTTAGAAACGATATTAAGTTTTCCAAATCCAATGTGGAACTTGCTGAAAAGGATATTGAAATCGCAAAAGGGGCTTACTATCCAACGTTGAATGCTTTTATAAACTATAACACCAGATATAGTGATCAAAACTTGGTTTCCGCCCAAGATTTAACAGTTATACCATTTACGGAACAGTTATACAGATTTGATGGTCTTTCCTATGGATTTCAACTTAATGTACCCTTCTTTAATGGATGGAATGCACGTAATGGTGTAAAACGTGCAAAAATCGATTTAGAAAGAGCTAAACTTCAATTGGAACAGGATAAATTGGATTTGGAAACAAACATCCAACAGGCATATGTAGATGTGACTACTTTTAGCAAGGCACATGAGGCTGCTGTTAAAACATTGGAAGCTAGAAGATTGGCTTATGATTATGCCAAAGAACGATTTAACGTTGGATTGATGAACGCTTTCGATTTTAGTCAAGCACAGTCAAGAGTGGACGATGCCGAAGCAACTGTAATTCGAACCAAATACGATTATATTTTTAGATTGAAGATTTTGGAGTTCTACTTTGGCATTCCAATTTCCTTAAACTAG
- a CDS encoding efflux RND transporter periplasmic adaptor subunit, which produces MNKYVKYGIIGVLTLGILYAVVYFLKQNSTPAQLYKTESLEKKDIVNKVIVTGKVIPEDEINIKPQISGIIDNIYLEEGVEVKAGDLIASIKVVPNEQSLNQAAGRVRNAELALNNAKIEYNRNKALFDKGVIASQDFNTQQLTFDQAQQELKNARADYQIIRKGSAGGSSSANTNIRATVSGTILEIPVKEGDQVIQSNNFNDGTTIATIADMSKMIFEGEVDEAEVGKLNIGMPLEISLGALEKNKFNAKLKFIAPKGVETEGAVQFKIEGDLVVNDSIYVRAGYSANASIVLEEKKDVLTLKEALLQFDKETEKPFVEIETGENEFERKELELGVSDGIDVEVVSGLEESAKVKVWNKLEKKDDTDD; this is translated from the coding sequence ATGAACAAGTATGTAAAGTACGGTATAATAGGAGTCCTGACTCTTGGAATTTTATATGCAGTAGTATATTTCCTAAAACAAAACAGTACTCCAGCCCAATTGTATAAAACAGAGTCTTTAGAAAAAAAGGACATTGTAAACAAAGTAATAGTAACGGGTAAAGTAATTCCAGAAGATGAAATCAATATTAAGCCACAAATTTCTGGAATTATAGATAACATATATCTGGAAGAAGGTGTTGAGGTCAAAGCTGGAGATTTGATTGCATCCATCAAAGTTGTACCCAATGAACAATCATTAAACCAAGCAGCGGGTCGTGTTCGTAACGCGGAGTTGGCATTGAACAACGCAAAGATTGAGTATAACAGAAATAAGGCATTGTTTGATAAAGGTGTTATAGCCAGCCAAGATTTTAATACCCAGCAGTTGACTTTTGATCAGGCCCAACAAGAACTAAAGAATGCCCGTGCGGATTATCAAATCATCCGTAAAGGTTCAGCGGGCGGCTCCTCAAGTGCCAATACCAATATTAGAGCAACGGTTTCCGGTACAATTTTGGAAATTCCGGTTAAAGAAGGAGATCAGGTAATTCAAAGTAACAACTTCAATGATGGTACTACAATTGCCACTATAGCCGATATGTCCAAAATGATTTTTGAAGGTGAAGTTGATGAAGCAGAAGTTGGCAAGTTGAATATTGGAATGCCTTTGGAGATTAGTCTGGGAGCGTTGGAAAAAAACAAGTTTAATGCCAAACTCAAATTCATTGCTCCAAAAGGAGTAGAGACAGAAGGTGCTGTACAGTTTAAAATTGAAGGTGATTTAGTAGTTAACGATAGCATATATGTCAGAGCCGGATATAGTGCCAATGCATCAATTGTATTAGAGGAAAAAAAGGATGTTCTAACGCTTAAAGAAGCTCTGTTGCAATTTGATAAAGAAACTGAAAAGCCGTTTGTTGAAATTGAAACAGGTGAAAATGAATTTGAGCGCAAAGAATTGGAATTGGGTGTCAGTGATGGTATAGATGTAGAAGTGGTTTCAGGACTTGAAGAAAGTGCTAAAGTTAAAGTATGGAACAAACTGGAGAAGAAGGATGACACTGATGATTAA
- a CDS encoding ABC transporter permease, translated as MFRTFLTMLGVIFAMIILILLLGSANGMSNGFDKVFAGTASNSLFVWGQSTSEPYKGFERGRRIRYKIEDAEILKKQIPEIEVLAPRIELGSHRATVTVYREGRTSGSSVYGDYPEIDNITKKKLVEGRFLNKTDIADSKKICVIGEETYKLLFDKGENAVGADIRINGVFFSVVGVYKPNNNINIDGENAVFIPFTTFQKAFNTGDRMGWMAISVEPNTKVPVVENKIKKILKTKYDIHPDDERAIGSFDMSEIFNNISAFTGVLKGFSFFVGIFTLLAGVIAISNILLITVKERTKEIGVRRALGATPRTVKRQIVVEAIVLTAFAGLIGFAISVGILAILNSLWGSGEDFPFVNPMVSIPQFGISFLLMVSLSVLIGLIPANKAVKVRPIEALREE; from the coding sequence ATGTTTCGCACATTTTTGACCATGTTGGGGGTCATCTTCGCTATGATTATTTTGATACTACTACTGGGCTCCGCTAATGGAATGAGCAACGGTTTTGATAAGGTTTTTGCAGGTACTGCTTCAAATAGCTTATTTGTTTGGGGACAATCTACTTCTGAACCCTATAAAGGTTTTGAAAGGGGTAGAAGAATACGCTATAAGATTGAAGATGCCGAAATTCTGAAAAAACAAATACCAGAGATTGAAGTATTGGCCCCCAGAATAGAGCTGGGAAGTCATAGAGCAACGGTAACTGTTTATAGGGAAGGCAGAACGAGTGGCTCATCGGTCTATGGAGATTATCCTGAAATAGATAACATTACCAAAAAGAAATTGGTTGAGGGCAGGTTTTTGAACAAAACCGATATCGCTGATTCCAAAAAAATATGCGTAATAGGAGAGGAAACCTATAAATTACTGTTTGATAAAGGTGAAAATGCCGTAGGTGCTGATATCCGAATCAATGGCGTATTCTTTTCTGTGGTAGGAGTTTACAAGCCAAACAACAACATAAATATTGATGGCGAAAATGCGGTTTTCATTCCTTTTACCACTTTTCAAAAAGCATTTAATACAGGAGACCGCATGGGCTGGATGGCCATTTCAGTGGAACCAAATACAAAAGTTCCTGTGGTGGAAAATAAAATAAAGAAAATACTAAAGACAAAATACGATATACACCCAGATGATGAAAGGGCTATAGGCAGTTTTGATATGTCTGAAATCTTTAACAACATCTCAGCATTTACCGGAGTACTCAAAGGATTTTCCTTCTTTGTGGGCATATTCACCTTATTGGCTGGTGTTATTGCCATTAGCAATATTCTATTGATTACAGTGAAGGAACGCACCAAGGAAATTGGGGTGCGAAGAGCATTGGGGGCTACTCCAAGGACCGTAAAGCGTCAAATTGTAGTAGAAGCTATTGTTTTAACAGCTTTTGCAGGACTAATAGGATTTGCTATTTCAGTAGGCATACTGGCAATTTTAAACTCTTTATGGGGCAGTGGTGAAGATTTTCCATTTGTTAACCCTATGGTAAGCATACCACAATTTGGAATCTCATTCCTGTTGATGGTGAGTCTTAGCGTATTAATAGGATTGATTCCGGCAAATAAAGCGGTAAAAGTTAGACCCATAGAAGCATTACGAGAAGAATAA
- a CDS encoding ABC transporter permease: MFDRDIWQEIFHTLKNNKLRTFLTGFSVGWAIFILVMLLASVNGMQNGFTNQFNDDATNSIFIRPGTTAKAYAGFEAGRRIQFKNDDVEYIRRSFPDDIEYLSARYYSNTSARYKSETGSYPIQAVHPEFQMIEKTIVTSGRYFNEADLTNKSKVAVIGRKVVEDLFKKEDPVGKFVEFNGSLFRIIGVFIDEGDDNAERRIYAPIGTFQRIYGNTNNISAIALTYNPSYDLTKALEFSGRLEDIMKRRHKISPEDQAGINVWNYAEAFDNISSFSTVLSTISIGVGFLILIAGIVGIGNIMVFTIKERTKEIGVRKALGAMPKQIINLVLLESTFITALSGFIGLIFAWIILSLIGPNINTPAFSNPSVSLSTVITATIILIVAGVLAGLIPAIKAANVKPIVALSDK; encoded by the coding sequence ATGTTTGATAGGGATATTTGGCAAGAGATATTTCATACACTTAAGAATAATAAACTTAGGACTTTCTTGACGGGCTTTTCCGTGGGTTGGGCAATCTTTATTCTTGTTATGCTGTTGGCATCTGTTAATGGTATGCAAAACGGTTTCACCAATCAGTTTAATGACGATGCGACCAATTCAATTTTTATTAGACCTGGAACTACAGCTAAGGCATATGCAGGATTTGAAGCTGGTCGTCGTATCCAGTTTAAGAATGACGATGTTGAATACATTAGACGAAGTTTTCCTGATGATATTGAATACTTAAGCGCTAGATACTATAGCAATACATCTGCCAGATATAAAAGTGAAACAGGGTCATATCCAATACAGGCAGTGCACCCGGAGTTTCAGATGATTGAAAAAACCATAGTAACTAGTGGGAGATATTTTAATGAAGCAGATCTTACAAACAAGTCGAAGGTAGCTGTTATTGGTAGAAAGGTGGTAGAAGATTTATTTAAAAAAGAAGATCCGGTCGGAAAGTTTGTCGAATTTAATGGATCGCTCTTTAGGATTATTGGGGTTTTTATAGACGAAGGGGATGATAATGCTGAAAGAAGAATATATGCTCCTATCGGCACTTTTCAGAGAATTTACGGAAACACTAATAATATTAGTGCTATAGCCCTCACCTATAACCCTTCATATGATTTGACCAAGGCACTAGAGTTTTCTGGACGCTTGGAGGATATCATGAAGAGAAGGCACAAGATTTCTCCAGAGGATCAAGCCGGGATTAATGTTTGGAATTATGCAGAAGCCTTTGATAACATTAGCAGTTTTTCGACAGTGTTGAGCACCATTAGTATTGGCGTTGGCTTTTTAATATTGATAGCGGGAATAGTGGGAATTGGTAATATCATGGTTTTTACCATAAAAGAAAGAACAAAGGAAATAGGGGTTAGAAAAGCTTTGGGAGCCATGCCAAAACAGATAATCAATTTAGTGCTTTTGGAATCAACATTTATTACTGCACTATCTGGCTTTATAGGTTTAATTTTTGCATGGATAATACTGTCTCTTATTGGGCCAAATATAAATACTCCGGCATTTAGTAATCCTTCGGTTAGTTTGTCTACGGTTATTACAGCGACAATTATTTTAATTGTGGCAGGAGTTTTAGCAGGTTTAATACCGGCAATTAAGGCAGCGAATGTTAAACCAATTGTAGCATTAAGCGATAAGTAA